The proteins below come from a single Burkholderia sp. FERM BP-3421 genomic window:
- a CDS encoding DUF389 domain-containing protein: MTDTERDVSPESASRRATRLRAVLRRYFSLREGQAEPAVIDEDLRGGIGLRGTNLWILMAAIFIASIGLDVNSTAVIIGAMLVSPLMGPIMGIGYGIGIYDFVLIRRSLKSLGIATLISLATSTLYFSLSPLTGAHSELLARTSPSIWDVLIALFGGLVGMVGATRKEKTNVIPGVAIATALMPPLCTAGYGLAHGSLRYFAGAFYLFSINCVFIAFSTVLVTWAIRMRPAQQVDERMQRRVRRAVLAAVVLTAVPSVFLAYRLVADEVFTARAQTFIKDELSLPQTVVANTRILPAARSIEVTLVGRRADQQQLDRLALKLPAYGLPDSRLAVRQAGDEQIDAGRLESSLKASIVRDLVAANEATRRHLDDKDEAIVRLQGALDRDAARRAEFAQVARELHAQYPQIREVLYGDAAEWAPGAMVVSAPGVNAPGAEPVPVFSIATARPLPRADRQRLERWLRVRLASAQARLVATTG, encoded by the coding sequence ATGACCGACACCGAACGCGACGTTTCCCCGGAATCTGCCTCCCGCCGCGCCACGCGGCTGCGCGCGGTGCTGCGCCGCTATTTCAGCCTGCGTGAGGGGCAGGCCGAGCCGGCCGTCATCGACGAGGACCTGCGCGGCGGGATCGGCCTGCGCGGGACCAATCTGTGGATCCTGATGGCCGCGATCTTCATCGCGTCGATCGGGCTCGACGTCAATTCGACCGCGGTGATCATCGGCGCGATGCTGGTGTCGCCGCTGATGGGGCCGATCATGGGCATCGGCTATGGCATCGGCATCTACGATTTCGTGTTGATCCGCCGCTCGCTGAAGAGCCTTGGGATCGCGACGCTGATCAGTCTCGCGACCTCGACGCTGTATTTCTCGCTGAGTCCGCTCACGGGCGCGCATTCCGAACTGCTCGCGCGCACCTCGCCGAGCATCTGGGACGTGTTGATCGCGCTGTTCGGCGGGCTCGTGGGCATGGTCGGCGCGACGCGCAAGGAAAAGACCAACGTGATTCCGGGGGTGGCGATCGCCACCGCGCTGATGCCGCCGCTGTGCACGGCCGGCTACGGGCTCGCGCACGGCAGCCTGCGCTACTTCGCCGGCGCGTTCTACCTGTTCTCGATCAACTGCGTGTTCATCGCGTTCTCGACGGTGCTCGTCACCTGGGCGATCCGGATGCGACCCGCGCAGCAGGTCGACGAGCGGATGCAGCGCCGCGTGCGGCGCGCGGTGCTCGCCGCGGTGGTGCTGACGGCGGTGCCGAGCGTGTTTCTCGCGTACCGGCTGGTGGCGGACGAGGTGTTCACGGCGCGCGCGCAGACCTTCATCAAGGACGAGCTGTCGCTGCCGCAAACGGTGGTCGCGAATACGCGGATCCTGCCGGCCGCGCGTTCGATCGAGGTGACGCTGGTCGGCCGGCGCGCCGATCAGCAGCAACTCGACCGGCTGGCGCTTAAGCTGCCCGCCTACGGGCTGCCCGACAGCCGGCTCGCGGTGCGGCAGGCGGGGGACGAGCAGATCGACGCGGGGCGGCTCGAATCGTCGTTGAAGGCGAGCATCGTGCGCGACCTCGTGGCCGCGAACGAGGCGACCCGGCGTCATCTCGACGACAAGGACGAGGCGATCGTGCGCCTGCAGGGCGCGCTCGATCGCGATGCGGCGCGGCGCGCGGAATTCGCGCAGGTCGCGCGCGAGCTGCATGCGCAGTATCCGCAGATTCGCGAGGTGCTGTATGGGGACGCGGCGGAGTGGGCGCCGGGGGCGATGGTGGTGAGTGCGCCGGGAGTAAATGCGCCGGGAGCGGAACCGGTGCCGGTGTTCAGCATCGCGACCGCGCGGCCCTTGCCGCGCGCCGATCGCCAGCGGCTCGAACGCTGGCTGAGGGTGAGGCTCGCCTCGGCGCAGGCGCGGCTCGTCGCGACGACCGGTTAG
- a CDS encoding phosphoribosyltransferase, translating to MTAPFANRVDAGRQLALALPARVLAQPLVVVALPRGGVPVGWEIAKAHGLPLELCVVRKLGVPDHPELAMGAIAADGVLVREAAVIAAERVTDAAFAEVLAAERDELARRDARYRGGEPMPDLDGRTALLVDDGMATGASLKAAVRALRLHHPAALVVAVPVAPADAAHEFDADPIDAFLCLRTPPFFFSVGQAYRDFRAVGDETVLACVAEARRDVH from the coding sequence ATGACCGCTCCATTCGCCAACCGCGTCGACGCCGGTCGCCAGCTCGCGCTGGCGCTGCCCGCGCGCGTGCTCGCGCAGCCCCTCGTGGTCGTCGCGCTGCCGCGCGGCGGCGTGCCGGTCGGCTGGGAAATCGCGAAAGCGCACGGGTTGCCGCTCGAGCTGTGCGTGGTGCGCAAGCTCGGCGTGCCCGACCATCCGGAACTCGCGATGGGCGCCATCGCGGCGGACGGCGTGCTCGTGCGCGAAGCCGCGGTCATCGCGGCCGAGCGTGTGACGGATGCGGCCTTCGCCGAGGTGCTCGCCGCGGAGCGCGACGAACTGGCGCGCCGCGACGCGCGCTATCGCGGCGGCGAACCGATGCCCGACCTGGACGGCCGCACCGCGCTGCTCGTCGATGACGGAATGGCGACCGGCGCCTCGCTGAAAGCCGCCGTGCGCGCATTGCGCCTGCATCATCCGGCCGCGCTCGTGGTCGCCGTACCGGTCGCGCCGGCGGACGCCGCGCATGAATTCGACGCCGATCCGATCGACGCCTTCCTCTGCCTGCGCACCCCACCGTTCTTCTTCAGCGTCGGCCAGGCCTACCGCGACTTTCGCGCGGTGGGCGACGAAACCGTGCTCGCGTGCGTCGCCGAGGCGCGTCGCGACGTGCACTGA
- a CDS encoding Lrp/AsnC family transcriptional regulator produces the protein MDDIDWQLLGVLQQHGRATYTELARRVGLSVPAVTERVRRLEEAGVIEGYAARVNPAAAGYPVAALIGITVPQPAKAKFLKLLDAIPEVLACHHVTGADSYLIQVVALGIGDLEQLLARLNPYGETRTSIVMSTPLAARALARPRGARR, from the coding sequence ATGGACGATATCGACTGGCAACTGCTGGGCGTGCTCCAGCAACACGGCCGCGCCACCTACACGGAGCTGGCGCGTCGCGTCGGACTGTCGGTGCCCGCCGTGACGGAACGCGTGCGGCGCCTGGAGGAGGCGGGCGTGATCGAGGGCTACGCGGCGCGCGTGAATCCCGCCGCCGCCGGCTATCCCGTGGCCGCGCTGATCGGCATCACGGTGCCGCAGCCCGCGAAGGCGAAATTCCTGAAGCTGCTCGACGCGATTCCGGAGGTGCTCGCCTGCCACCATGTGACCGGCGCGGATTCCTACCTGATCCAGGTCGTCGCGCTCGGCATCGGGGATCTGGAGCAACTGCTGGCCCGGCTCAATCCCTATGGCGAGACGCGCACCTCGATCGTGATGTCGACGCCGCTGGCCGCCCGCGCGCTGGCGCGGCCGCGCGGCGCGCGGCGCTGA
- a CDS encoding LysE family translocator produces MAFVNALVIGFCIAAPVGPIGMLCIQRSLNHGFRTGFATGLGAACADALYGLLGALGVAGVATALPMLTVALKLAGGLFLVGIAVAIARATPAADARETRAPHAARAFATTFALTVSNPMTIVSFVAIFAALGPLPGARDASAWRAITPLVGGVFAGSAAWWLCLSGASAALRTRASAGLVRGVSLAAAGVIALLGVAQCAAALHGLLQAV; encoded by the coding sequence GTGGCCTTCGTCAACGCACTCGTGATCGGTTTTTGCATCGCCGCGCCGGTCGGCCCGATCGGCATGCTGTGCATCCAGCGCAGCCTGAACCACGGCTTTCGCACGGGCTTCGCGACCGGCCTCGGCGCGGCCTGCGCGGACGCGCTCTATGGGCTGCTCGGCGCGCTCGGCGTCGCGGGCGTCGCGACCGCGCTGCCGATGCTGACGGTCGCGCTGAAGCTCGCGGGCGGCCTGTTCCTGGTCGGCATCGCCGTGGCGATCGCGCGCGCGACGCCGGCCGCCGATGCGCGTGAGACCCGCGCGCCGCACGCCGCGCGCGCGTTCGCGACCACCTTTGCGCTGACCGTGTCGAATCCGATGACGATCGTGTCGTTCGTCGCGATCTTCGCGGCGCTCGGCCCGCTGCCGGGCGCGCGCGATGCGTCCGCGTGGCGCGCGATCACGCCGCTCGTCGGCGGCGTGTTCGCGGGCTCGGCCGCCTGGTGGCTGTGCCTGAGCGGCGCGAGCGCCGCGCTGCGCACGCGGGCCAGTGCCGGCCTCGTGCGCGGCGTATCGCTCGCGGCCGCCGGCGTGATCGCGCTGCTGGGCGTCGCGCAATGCGCGGCCGCGCTGCACGGCCTGCTGCAAGCCGTTTGA
- a CDS encoding amino acid ABC transporter permease, which produces MDLSLFVDNLPRLLVGAFPDGPLGGAALSLVLAVISALASALLGVLGGVALALARGPWRALLLIVIGFFRGIPVLMLIFWTYFLLPVLLHVDVPGLAAVVCALSLVSGAYLAHSVHAGILAAGAGQWQAGLSLGLTRWQTLRCVLLPQAARIMTPSFVNQWVSLVKDTSLAYIVGVPELSFIATQINNRLMVYPAQIFLFVGLIYLVMCTALDRIATWLLTRADRAQARDGAARGAPQPASSGARG; this is translated from the coding sequence ATGGACCTCTCCCTGTTCGTCGACAACCTGCCGCGCCTGCTCGTCGGCGCATTCCCCGACGGCCCGCTCGGCGGCGCCGCCCTGTCGCTCGTGCTGGCGGTCATCTCCGCGCTCGCGTCCGCGCTGCTCGGCGTGCTGGGCGGCGTCGCGCTTGCGCTCGCGCGCGGCCCCTGGCGCGCGCTGCTGCTCATCGTGATCGGCTTCTTCCGCGGCATCCCGGTGCTGATGCTGATTTTCTGGACCTACTTCCTGCTGCCGGTGCTGCTGCACGTCGACGTGCCCGGGCTCGCGGCCGTGGTGTGCGCGCTGTCGCTCGTGAGCGGTGCCTATCTCGCGCATTCGGTGCATGCGGGCATTCTCGCGGCGGGCGCGGGCCAATGGCAGGCGGGCCTGTCGCTCGGGCTCACGCGCTGGCAGACGCTGCGTTGCGTGCTGTTGCCGCAGGCGGCGCGGATCATGACGCCGTCGTTCGTCAACCAATGGGTGTCGCTCGTCAAGGACACCTCGCTGGCCTATATCGTCGGCGTACCGGAGCTGTCGTTCATCGCGACGCAGATCAACAACCGGCTGATGGTCTATCCCGCGCAGATCTTCCTGTTCGTCGGGCTGATCTACCTCGTGATGTGCACGGCGCTCGATCGCATCGCCACCTGGCTGCTGACGCGCGCGGACCGTGCGCAGGCGCGCGACGGCGCGGCGCGGGGCGCGCCGCAACCCGCGTCGAGCGGCGCGCGCGGTTAG
- a CDS encoding amino acid ABC transporter permease yields MESGLAPKYLMWLGQGFLLTLGLSAAAAVAATLAGFGLASARHARAGWLRRAAGAYIVAFRNSPLIVQLLFWYFGVAALLPEAVMGWLNTRHAMSVAGFTLHWPSFEFVAGWVGLSAYTSAFVAEEFQAGLRGVPAGQHHAAAALGLTPLQAFRHVVLPQAVRIALPPLFGQYMNLIKNSSLTMAIGVAELSYASRQVETETFRTFASFGVATVLYIVAIAAVEAVAHWSAHRRDQPFAGR; encoded by the coding sequence ATGGAAAGCGGTCTGGCGCCGAAGTATCTGATGTGGTTGGGGCAGGGCTTCCTGCTCACGCTGGGCCTGTCGGCCGCCGCGGCCGTCGCGGCGACGCTCGCGGGCTTCGGGCTCGCGAGCGCGCGGCATGCGCGCGCGGGCTGGCTGCGCCGCGCGGCGGGCGCGTATATCGTCGCGTTTCGCAATTCGCCGCTGATCGTGCAACTGCTGTTCTGGTATTTCGGCGTCGCCGCGCTGCTGCCCGAGGCCGTGATGGGCTGGCTCAACACGCGTCATGCGATGAGCGTTGCCGGCTTCACCTTGCATTGGCCGTCGTTCGAGTTCGTCGCGGGCTGGGTCGGGCTCAGCGCCTATACGAGCGCGTTCGTCGCCGAGGAATTCCAGGCCGGCCTGCGCGGCGTGCCCGCCGGGCAGCATCACGCGGCGGCCGCGCTCGGTCTCACGCCGTTGCAGGCGTTCCGCCACGTCGTGCTGCCACAGGCGGTGCGCATCGCGCTGCCGCCGCTGTTCGGGCAATACATGAACCTGATCAAGAACTCGTCGCTGACGATGGCGATCGGCGTCGCCGAGCTGTCGTACGCGTCGCGCCAGGTGGAGACGGAGACGTTCCGGACCTTCGCCTCGTTCGGCGTCGCGACCGTGCTCTACATCGTCGCGATCGCGGCCGTCGAGGCCGTCGCGCACTGGAGCGCCCATCGGCGCGATCAACCGTTCGCGGGGCGCTGA
- a CDS encoding ABC transporter substrate-binding protein — MKIHTLATWLLGAALISSGVAAHADRLDDIKKAGVLRVATFDSNPPFGYVDAKSNHVVGLDVDYAKALADKLGVKLQLQPTNPANRIPFLTSGKVDLVLANFTITDERAKQIDFSIPYFASGQQFLAKKGVLKSADQLNSLRIGADKGTTNEITLREKYPQATIVAYDDTPFAFAALRAGNVQAITQDGPKLIGLLANVPDKQRYEVPAFTISNDYMGVGVPKGEPRLVAFVNDTLKGLEASGRANQIYNAWFGPTTKTPLTRIFRIGDKA; from the coding sequence ATGAAAATCCACACTCTCGCTACCTGGCTCCTCGGGGCCGCGCTCATTTCCTCCGGCGTCGCCGCGCACGCGGACCGGCTCGACGACATCAAGAAGGCGGGCGTGCTGCGCGTCGCCACCTTCGACAGCAATCCGCCGTTCGGCTATGTCGACGCGAAATCGAATCACGTCGTCGGGCTCGACGTCGACTACGCGAAGGCGCTGGCCGACAAGCTCGGCGTGAAGCTGCAACTGCAGCCGACCAACCCCGCGAACCGCATTCCGTTCCTGACCTCGGGCAAGGTCGATCTCGTGCTCGCGAACTTCACGATCACCGACGAGCGCGCGAAGCAGATCGACTTCAGCATCCCGTACTTCGCCTCGGGCCAGCAGTTTCTCGCCAAGAAGGGCGTGCTGAAATCGGCCGACCAGCTGAACAGCCTGCGGATCGGCGCGGACAAGGGCACCACCAACGAGATCACGCTGCGCGAGAAATATCCGCAGGCGACCATCGTCGCCTACGACGACACGCCGTTCGCGTTCGCCGCGCTGCGGGCGGGCAACGTGCAGGCGATCACGCAGGACGGCCCGAAGCTGATCGGCCTGCTCGCCAACGTGCCGGACAAGCAGCGCTACGAAGTCCCGGCATTCACGATCTCGAACGACTACATGGGCGTTGGCGTGCCGAAGGGCGAGCCCCGTCTCGTCGCGTTCGTCAACGACACGCTCAAGGGCCTGGAAGCCAGCGGCCGCGCGAATCAGATCTACAACGCCTGGTTCGGTCCGACCACCAAGACGCCGCTCACGCGCATCTTCAGGATCGGCGACAAGGCCTGA